The Apteryx mantelli isolate bAptMan1 chromosome Z, bAptMan1.hap1, whole genome shotgun sequence genome has a segment encoding these proteins:
- the TMOD1 gene encoding tropomodulin-1 isoform X1: protein MSYRKELEKYRDLDEDKILGALTEEELRKLENELEELDPDNALLPAGLRQRDQTQKPPTGPFKREELMAHLEKQAKDVKDREDLVPFTGEKRGKAWIPKQKPMDPVLESVTLEPELEEALANASDAELCDIAAILGMHTLMSNQQYYGALGSSTIVNKEGLNSVIKPTQYKPVPDEEPNSTDVEETLKRIQNNDPDLEEVNLNNIGNIPIPTLKACAEALKNNTYVKKFSIVGTRSNDPVAFALAEMLKVNNTLKSLNMESNFISGSGILAVVEALQYNTSLIELRIDNQSQPLGNKVEMEIANMLEKNTSLLKFGYHFTQQGPRLRASNAMMNNNDLARIHRCDGVWQ from the exons ATGTCTTACAGAAAGGAGCTAGAAAAATACCGAGACCTGGATGAAGACAAGATCCTTGGAGCTCTGACAGAGGAGGAGCTCAGGAAGTTAGAAAAtgagctggaagagctggatCCTGAT AACGCACTGCTGCCCGCAGGGCTCCGGCAGAGGGACCAGACGCAAAAACCACCAACTGGCCCGTTCAAAAGGGAGGAACTCATGGCCCACCTAGAAAAGCAGGCAAAAGATGTTAAAGACAGAGAAGACCTGGTTCCTTTCACAGGAGAAAAGAGAG GAAAAGCTTGGATCCCCAAGCAGAAGCCGATGGATCCTGTTTTGGAAAGTGTGACTCTGGAGCCAGAACTGGAGGAAGCCCTTGCTAATGCCTCTGATGCAGAGCTCTGTGACATTGCTG ccATCCTCGGCATGCACACCTTGATGAGTAACCAGCAGTACTACGGGGCACTGGGGAGCAGCACAATAGTGAACAAAGAAGGACTCAACA GTGTGATTAAGCCCACACAGTACAAACCAGTTCCTGATGAAGAACCAAACTCAACAGATGTGGAAGAGACTCTGAAACGAATACAAAACAATGACCCTGACCTTGAGGAAGTCAACCTTAATAATATTGGG aataTTCCCATCCCAACTTTAAAAGCCTGTGCTGAAGCACTGAAGAATAACACCTATGTAAAGAAGTTCAGTATAGTTGGAACAAGGAGTAACGATCCGGTTGCATTT GCACTGGCAGAAATGCTGAAGGTGAATAACACGTTGAAGAGCCTGAACATGGAGTCAAACTTCATTTCTGGATCAGGGATCTTGGCTGTTGTTGAAGCACTCCAGTATAACACATCACTCATAGAGCTTCGAATCGACAACCAG agCCAGCCTCTGGGCAACAAAGTAGAAATGGAAATTGCAAACATGCTGGAAAAAAACACCTCCCTGCTGAAGTTTGGTTACCATTTCACT
- the TMOD1 gene encoding tropomodulin-1 isoform X2, producing MSYRKELEKYRDLDEDKILGALTEEELRKLENELEELDPDNALLPAGLRQRDQTQKPPTGPFKREELMAHLEKQAKDVKDREDLVPFTGEKRAILGMHTLMSNQQYYGALGSSTIVNKEGLNSVIKPTQYKPVPDEEPNSTDVEETLKRIQNNDPDLEEVNLNNIGNIPIPTLKACAEALKNNTYVKKFSIVGTRSNDPVAFALAEMLKVNNTLKSLNMESNFISGSGILAVVEALQYNTSLIELRIDNQSQPLGNKVEMEIANMLEKNTSLLKFGYHFTQQGPRLRASNAMMNNNDLARIHRCDGVWQ from the exons ATGTCTTACAGAAAGGAGCTAGAAAAATACCGAGACCTGGATGAAGACAAGATCCTTGGAGCTCTGACAGAGGAGGAGCTCAGGAAGTTAGAAAAtgagctggaagagctggatCCTGAT AACGCACTGCTGCCCGCAGGGCTCCGGCAGAGGGACCAGACGCAAAAACCACCAACTGGCCCGTTCAAAAGGGAGGAACTCATGGCCCACCTAGAAAAGCAGGCAAAAGATGTTAAAGACAGAGAAGACCTGGTTCCTTTCACAGGAGAAAAGAGAG ccATCCTCGGCATGCACACCTTGATGAGTAACCAGCAGTACTACGGGGCACTGGGGAGCAGCACAATAGTGAACAAAGAAGGACTCAACA GTGTGATTAAGCCCACACAGTACAAACCAGTTCCTGATGAAGAACCAAACTCAACAGATGTGGAAGAGACTCTGAAACGAATACAAAACAATGACCCTGACCTTGAGGAAGTCAACCTTAATAATATTGGG aataTTCCCATCCCAACTTTAAAAGCCTGTGCTGAAGCACTGAAGAATAACACCTATGTAAAGAAGTTCAGTATAGTTGGAACAAGGAGTAACGATCCGGTTGCATTT GCACTGGCAGAAATGCTGAAGGTGAATAACACGTTGAAGAGCCTGAACATGGAGTCAAACTTCATTTCTGGATCAGGGATCTTGGCTGTTGTTGAAGCACTCCAGTATAACACATCACTCATAGAGCTTCGAATCGACAACCAG agCCAGCCTCTGGGCAACAAAGTAGAAATGGAAATTGCAAACATGCTGGAAAAAAACACCTCCCTGCTGAAGTTTGGTTACCATTTCACT